The Verrucomicrobiia bacterium genomic interval GGTCTGCTGGCCCGGAGTCAGGCCCGCAAGCAGCCCGGACCGCGGGTAATCGCCGCGGAAGACTTCGACCGTGCTTCGCAGGACGGCATAGCCGGCGAGGTAGGCACAAAAGACCTGTCCGGGGAACCGGCGCCGCTTGAACAGAAGCTGGAGCAGGGCGAAAAAAATCAGATTCAACCCGGCCTCATAAATCTGGACCGGATGCACCCCCGTCCCTTCGGTGGCGTGATCGGACGGAAACCGGATCGCCCAGGCGACCCCCGTTGGTCGTCCGAAGCAGCAGCCGTTCATGAGGCAACCCAGCCGCCCGAATGCATGCCCGACCACAATTCCCGGGGCGAGACAGTCCGCCACCGTCCACATGGGGAGCTTCAGCTGGTGCAGCCGCCACAAGGTGAGCAGCGTGGCGGCGACGAGCCCGCCATAGAACACCAGCCCTCCCCTCCAGATGGCGAACATCTCCGTCCAAGGCTGGCCGGCAAAGTCGCGGTTCCAATAGCTCACGACATACCACAGTCGCGCGCCGGCGAGACCGCCCAATACCAACCAGGGGGCCAAGTCGTGAACCATCGCGGCGGAGAGGCCGGCGGCCCTGGCGTTGCGGCCGGCGATCCAAAGTCCGGCCAGGAAGCCCAGCGCCACGAGCACCCCAAAGGCGTGGATGGACAGGTGGCCCCATTGGAAGAGGATCGGCTTCACAGGCCGCGGACCTTAAGCGGGGCCTGCGTTGAGGGGAAGGCGGTGATGGAATTCCGCCGCACCGGAACCCGGTGGTTTGTCCCCCACGGGTCTTTCGCGTCGAATGCGGATCCTGGACTTTACTCGTTCGCCTCGTGAGGCAGGTTGCCGGGGTGATTCGACAGGTTTTTACAGTTCTGCTCTCCCTGTGGAGCGGCGTGATCGCGATCGGTTCCGGCATCCCCGACCGGGTGGTTGCCGGGCACCTGACGGTTCCGCTGAATCCCGGGGCACCGGGCTATCGGTTCGTGGATGCGCTTGGGTTCCGTTCGGAAGCGCCCGTGGCGGTCGTCTCGCCCCCGGGGGAAACCAACCGGCTGTTCATCGTGGAACAGCGGGGGCGGATCCTCGTGGTCACCAATCTGGCGGCACCGACGCGTACTGTCTTCCTGGATATCCGGAACCGAACGGTCTACGGGGGCGAGCAGGGGTTGCTCGGACTGGCTTTCCACCCCCGATACGCGCAAAACGGCAGGTTTTTTGTTTTTCGCACCCAGATGACCGGCCCCCCCGGGGTCCGCTACCTGCACGATGTGCTCAGCGAGTTCCGCGTTTCGGCTCATGATCCCAACGTGGCAGATTCCGAATCCGAGATTCCCCTGTTCCGCGAGCCGGATGATGCAGCCAACCACAATGGCGGGGATCTTCACTTCGGTCCTGATGGGTATCTTTACGTGTCGGTCGGAGATGAGGGTGGGGGTAACGATAACTATGGAAACAGTCAGCGGATTGATCGGGACCTATTCGCGGGGATCCTTCGGATTGATGTGGACCGGCGACCCGGCTCGCTGCCCCCCAATCGCGATCTCAACAATCCGGCCGAGACGTTTGCCTACACCACCAACTATGCGATCCCTCCGGACAATCCGTTCGTCGGTGCCACCAGCTTCCTGGGGCGGGAGGTGGATCCGGAGCGGGTCCGGACCGAATTCTGGGCGGTCGGTTTGCGCAATCCTTGGCGGTTTTCCTTTGATCGCAGCACCGGCGAGCTGTGGATCGGAGACGTGGGTCAAAGCGCCCAGGAGATGGTGTTCGTGAGTCGAAAGGGGGCGAATCACGGGTGGGCCTTTCGCGAGGGAACTTTGTCGGGCCCGAAGGCCGGGGCCCCGGCCGGATTCCTGACCAATCCGGAATTCAACTATGTCGCCCCGCTCTACACCTACCCTCACGGCACTGGTCCCCTGCGAGGGCGTTCGGTGACCGGCGGGGTCGTCTATCGCGGGCGCCTCCTCTCGGCATTGCATGGCGCCTACATCTTTGGCGACTACGTCGGCGGCAACGTCTGGTCGTTGAAGCGTGATGCGGCAGGGGGGCGTCCGGTGGTGACACGCCTCACGGGCTTTGCGGCGGTTTCGGCGTTTGGAACCGACCCTCGTGACGGTGCGGTGCTGGCCTGCCAGTTGAGCACCGGCCTCATCGGGCGGCTGGAGTACGACGCCGAGTTTTCCGGTGAGCCCCTGCCTCCGCTGCTGTCAGGGACGGGGGCATTCACGGACCTGGCGACACTCACGCCGGCCGACGGCATGGTGCCCTATGACGTCAATCTGTCGTTCTGGTCGGATGGCGCTTCCAAGCAGCGTTGGTTCGCCCTGCCTTCGGAGGACTCCAGGATCGGGTTCTCGCCGGAAGCTCCATGGACAGCCCCTGAAGGCACCGTGTGGGTCAAGCATTTTGAGCTGCAGACGGTGCCTGGTGATTCCACGACCCGGCGACGGGTGGAAACCCGGTTTCTGGTCCGAAACGACCTCGGTGTCCACGGATTTGCCTACCGGTGGAGCTCCCCCTCAGAGGCTCTGCTGGTTCCGGAAGAGGGAGACGATGAAGTCATTGATCGTGAAGTGGATGGTCGGATGGTACCGGTCGTCTGGCGGTACCCGGGACGGGCGGAATGCCTCGCCTGCCACACGCCTCAGGCAGGCCACACTCTGAGCTTCCAGACCGCCCAGTTGAATCGCGAGATCCATGGGTTTTCCGGGACGATCAACCAGGTGGCCGCATTGTCGGCGGCAGGCTATTTCTCGAATCCGCCGGCATCCACACGTCCGCTCCGCCGTTTGGCGGCCCCGGAGGATGCGTCGGTCAGTCTGGAGTACCGGGCCCGGTCGTGGCTGGCAGTGAACTGTGCCCCGTGCCACCGCAGCGGCGGTACAGGGGGGGGACCCCTCGATCTCCGTCTGGCCACTCGCACCGCCAGTACGGGGATCCTCTTTGGACGTCTGAACGATGATGGCGGTGATCCGGCCAATCTGGTCTTGCTTCCCGGGGATCCGTTTCACTCGCAACTGCTTCAACGGATTGCCGTCCGAGGTCCGCGCCAGATGCCGCCGCTGGCGAGCGCGATTCCGGATCCCGCAGGAGTGCAATTGATTATGCAGTGGATTGACGAGCTGGGAGATCCGCCGGCGCAGACCGCATCCGGGTTGGAGGCCCTTCTGGACGGTGGACGGGTGATCCTGAGGGCGGTTCAGCCCGCAAACCGCTCGCTAAACCTTGAGGAGGCGGGTGTCCTGGGATCCGATTCCTGGGAGTTTGTGGATCTGCCCGGCAACGATCCCTCGTATCCGTCAGAGCCGCGTGAATGGCAGTTTGAGATTCCCGATGGCGATGGGGGGCTGTTTCGGATTCGTCCGGAATCTCCCTGAACGGGCGTCTTCAACTGGAGGGCGGCTGCCGCAACGTGGACGACAGAATCTGGCGTTGCGTCTTTTCGGACATTGCAGCGAGGCAATGGGTTGGAAATCAGGGGGGCAGACTTCCCAAGAACGTGTTGTGAAGCCCCAGCCGGTTTCCAAGGCGGAATTTTTTGAGGGGAATCTTGATCCGCTTCGTTCCGAGGATCTTTCACCCCAGTCTTGGAATTCAGGCCCACGACTTCGCTTCCCATGCTCCCGCAGCGGATGTCGGGTTCGCCATGGCAACGGGAAGGATCGTGGCAGGCTGATTCGTCGGAGGTGACGCACAACGGGCGTGGATCATCGCGAGGGCGATGGACCACGCCTGGGGGAAGCGTCTGGGTTTGAGCACGGCAGGTCCTGTCCGCGATCGCGACGGTGGTGCGCATCGTGGCGGGAGATGATGTGCGGCAACTGGACCTCGGCGGGGATGACGCGACACCGCTTCCGGGCAACCGAGATCCCGTTGAAGGAGTGGTTCCCTCCCTCGAACGTCGAATACATGTAGGCCGAACGCCCGGTGGTGTGGGAGTCCGCCGGGTGATCCAACGAAAAGGGCGCCTCCGATTTCCGGAGGCGCCCGTAGACCGCCCTCAGGGGGCGGGAGGTTTCAGGCCTTAGTAGACGTTGGTCACTTCGACCTCTTCAATCGGCGCCTTCACCTCGTCGCAGTTGACCAGCACCCGGGTGTAGGCCTGACCCACTTCGACACCCTTGCCCACATAGGTGTAGGTGAGGGACTGCTTCGGGGCGAGCTTCGGAGCGGTCGGGTAGACCACCTTGCGGTTGACGATCGTACCGCCGCTCGACGCACTGACCGGGTCAACCTCGGTGTCGGGTTCGACAACGCAGGTCACGTTGGTCAGGTCGGCATACCCTTGGTTGGTGATCCGGATCGTGTAGTTCGAGGTTTCACCGACCTGGATCGGATCGGGGTCATCCACGTATTCGATCAGGATTCCCGGAACGCCCTTCCAGACCGTGCAAGCCTCGGCAGTATCGGTGAGCCCCTGTGCGCTCCGGGCCGACACTGTGTTGCAGAAGCGTCCCTGCTGGGAGGTGGTGAGCACCACGGTGAACTGCTTCTTCTCGCCCGCATTGAGGGTCGGGACGGTCCAGGTCGCGGTGTTGCCGGCGATGGAGGCACCCGGGGCATTCACGATCTTGGTCTGCGAGGGGGCGGTATCCGTGACGACCACCTGGGTCTGCGGGCGGTCACCTTGGTTATGCACCTCGACGGTGTAGGTGGCCTGCTTGCCAAAGAACTCCTCGGCAGGACCCGTCTTGGTCACCTTCAGCAGGTGTTTGAAGATTTCGGTGCAGGCGTCGTCCTGAACGCTTGGGGCGTTGGCCGCGGAGGCGACGGCCACGTTGCAGAACTTGCCGCGCTCGGCCGCCTTGAGGGTGATCGGAATGGTCCTTGAGGCTCCCGGGGCGAGATCGCCCACGGTGAAGGGAACCTCACGCACACCGCCCAGCCCGGCCGGAACCTTGTCGGTCACCACGACGCCCTTGGCCACGGCATTGCCGATGTTCTTCACGACGATCGAATACGCCACGTCCTGCCCGAGCTGCGCCTCGGCGGGACCGGTCTTTTCGATGGCCAGCTGCGGCTTGCCGACCACGGTCTGAGCGCACACGCGAGGATCGGCCTTGATGGTCGCACAGGAGGCCAGCGTGCCTTCCTTGTCCGCCTTGACCGTCACTTTCAGCACCTTGGTCTCGCCCGCATTGAGGTCTCCAAGATTCCAGGTCACCGTACCGCCCGCCGCGCTGCCTTGGGGATCGGTGCTCACCAGGGAGGCTCCCGGTGGGATGGTCTCGGTCACCACCACATTACCGACGCACGCCACCGGGGTGACGGTGATTGTGTAGGTGAACGTGTCATTGATGGACACTTCGGCCGGCATGGATTTGCTGGCCTGGATGAGTCCGCTGTTCACCGAAGAGCAATTGGCCGTGCTTCCGGCAGCGGCGACGGTCGGAGCAGCGGGTGCGGCAGCTCCCGGGGCGCCAATGATGACAGTTGGCCGGGCCTGGGCGAACAGGAGGCTTGAGGCCCGGGAGCCGGTGGAGACGGTCTGGGAGCCGGCGAGTGCCGTCAGACCACACAGAGTGGCGGTGGCTACCATCCAGCGGCGAAGGCTGGAAGAGCGCTTTTGGGAGATGCTCATAGGTGTTTTTGGATGATGCGGCTGCGGTACCGGCCGCCCCCTCGGTTCCCCCAGGACACGTCGGCCCGGGACGGGACCAATGGCGCTGTGGCAACGGGGCAATCGGACGGATTTCGAAATCGCGACCGGATGAATCTCACCCGGTGCGATGGATGTCAAGTTCATCGGGCAGCTTGGTTTGGGTTGCTCCTGCGGATTCCGGGTGGTACTCCACCGACCATGGATTGGGTGACGGTCTCGAACCATTTCAGTCCGGTCGAGGCGGACATGACACGTTCCCGGTTGGAGGCGGCCGGATTTACGGTGTCGCTGAAGAACATGGGAGCTGCCCTTGCAACAGAAGGATATTCCATGGTCACCGGGGGCATCTGCGTCCAGGTGCCGTCCGCCGAGGAGGCCGAGGTGCGTGAGTTTCTTCAGTCGCAGGAGATTCCCGGCGGGCTGGACGGTCCATGAACTCCGCCGCCCGGCTGAGAGCTCTGGCGCGGCAGTTGCCCGAGGGGGAATTCCGGCTGGATCTGGAGACCCGTCAGGCGCATTCCGGCGATCGCTGGTACGCGGCGCAGACACCAGATGCGGTGGGCCTGCCGGAGTCCGTGGCATCGGTCAGCCGGATCCTGGCGTTTGCCGCCCGCCACCGGATTCCCGTGACCGCGCGTGGATCGGGCTATGGCTACGTCGGCGGATGCGTCCCTTCTCATGGGGGAATCGCCCTGTCACTGGCGCGAATGAATCGCATCCTCTCGATTTCACCGGGGGATTTTGTTGCGGTCGTTCAACCCGGGGTGATCACGGGCCGCCTCCAGGATGCGGTCGAGCGCCGGGGCCTGTACTACCCGCCGGATCCGGCGAGCCGTGCCGAATGCAGCCTTGGCGGGAACATTGCCACGAATGCCGGGGGACCGCGCTGCCTCAAGTATGGAGTGACTCGGGACTATGTGCTTGGTTTGCAGGTGGTTCTTTCGGATGGATCGGTGGTTCGTGTCGGGTCCCGCACCCACAAGAACAAGACTGGTTTTGACCTCCACCGCTTGTTCGTGGGCAGTGAAGGCATGCTGGGGGTGGTCACCGAGGCGACCCTGAAACTCATCCCGAAGCCGCCCTATCGGGCCTGCCTGGGGGTCGGGTTTGCCGACATGGCCTCCGCTGCAAAGGCGATCCGGCGGATCTTCAAGGCGGGCTTTCTGCCTTCGGCGCTGGAGCTGGCGGACACCTTCACGCTGCGGGCGGCGGAGCGCCGTACGGGGTCCCGGCTGCTGGGACGTTGCGGCGCACATGTGATCGTCGAGCTGGATGGTCACCGGGCCAGCGTCTGCCGGGAACTGGACGCCCTCGCCAAGGTCCTTCGCGGTTGCCGTCCGGTCCTGCTCCAACGAGGTCTTGGAGATGCCGGTTGCGAGAAGTTCTGGGGTCTCCGGAGGCAGTTCAGTAATTCGCTGCGCGATACCGGGCTGACCAAGCTGAATGAGGACATCGTCGTTCCCCGGAGCCGTCTGGAGGATCTTTTTCGCCTGACGGCGCGGCTGCAGCGGCGGCATCGCCTGCCGCTTGCCTGTTTCGGTCATGCCGGGGACGGCAACATCCACGTCAATGTGATGCGGGACGATGACGATCCGGCCCAGCGGGAGCGGAGTGAAGCCTGCCTGGATGACCTGTTCCGCGGTGTGCTTGCCCTTGGGGGCGTGATCACCGGGGAACATGGCATCGGACTGGCAAAGCGGCGTTGGTGGTCGGACGCGGTTTCCAGGGAGTCCCGGGACTTGCATCTCGCGATCAAGCGCGCGCTGGACCCGGCAGGCATCCTGAACCCGGGCAAGTTCCTCCCGGACGTCGCATCCGGCGGTCGGGGGCGTTCGGAGGGCTAGAAAGTCACCCCAAGCGTGGTCTGGACCTGCAGGTCATTGTTCTGAACCCCTGTGGCCGGCCGGGACAGGTACTGGTTGATGACATTGAGATTGATGGTCAGCGGCTTAAACAGCGGGTAGCTGAGCGTGAGGGCGAAGTTGAACTGGTAGTTGGAGAACTCATCGAAGGACGGGGTGAACCCGAACCTCTGGTTGACCGACAGCTTCTCAATCGAGGTGTTGAAGTTCTGGCCAAGGCGCAGCGCAACGGTGGTGAGATCATTGCCGACGGTGTAGTTGAATTCCTGGTATTGGGCGCCCAGTTCGACGGCGAGCACGCGTTTGGGTTTGTCCATGATCCGGTAGCCGAAACCACCGCCGACCAGATATTCGAGTTCAATTTTCCGGATGACGTCGTATCCGGCAGCGCCCTGCGTGTAGGTGTACAACCGTCGGTTTGGGGAGAGCTCCACGTCCACCTTGACGGTTCCCGCCATGATGTTGGCGTTTGGTACGCCATTCACCTCCCCGTAGGAAACGTTGTAAGTCACCGAACTGACCGTGCGTCCCCACTTTTTCGAGGCCGACGAGTTGAGGTAGATATTCAGCCGGTCCGTGGTGCCCATCCCCATGTTCAGGCCGGCCTGCAGATTACCGTGCCAGTTGGTCCAGATGCCGGTGAACCAGCCGGGAATCAGCGGGGTGGCGGGTACCGCATTGGTCGGTGCCAGGGGGCTTGCGGCAGCAACCGCGGGTGGCGACGACGGTTGAATTGGGGTTGCCGGCGGTGGCGGTGGCGGTGGCGGTGGCACGGGGGATTCCGGTGCCTCCGTGGTGGCCACAGGTGTCGCGGCCTCCTTGGCCGGCGCCTCCGCCGCAGCAACCGCCGCCGCCGCCTCCTGCGCCAGTTCGGACTCGGAAGTGATCCGCCGGATGTGCTCCCGCGGCACCGGGATCCTGCCGGTGAATGGCGAGCGGATGACGATGCGATTTGCGTTTGTGGAAACGACCTCCCCGGAAAT includes:
- the lgt gene encoding prolipoprotein diacylglyceryl transferase codes for the protein MKPILFQWGHLSIHAFGVLVALGFLAGLWIAGRNARAAGLSAAMVHDLAPWLVLGGLAGARLWYVVSYWNRDFAGQPWTEMFAIWRGGLVFYGGLVAATLLTLWRLHQLKLPMWTVADCLAPGIVVGHAFGRLGCLMNGCCFGRPTGVAWAIRFPSDHATEGTGVHPVQIYEAGLNLIFFALLQLLFKRRRFPGQVFCAYLAGYAVLRSTVEVFRGDYPRSGLLAGLTPGQQTSILILAAGILLYLWLQRRPRPVTAPRP
- a CDS encoding PQQ-dependent sugar dehydrogenase, translating into MRQVAGVIRQVFTVLLSLWSGVIAIGSGIPDRVVAGHLTVPLNPGAPGYRFVDALGFRSEAPVAVVSPPGETNRLFIVEQRGRILVVTNLAAPTRTVFLDIRNRTVYGGEQGLLGLAFHPRYAQNGRFFVFRTQMTGPPGVRYLHDVLSEFRVSAHDPNVADSESEIPLFREPDDAANHNGGDLHFGPDGYLYVSVGDEGGGNDNYGNSQRIDRDLFAGILRIDVDRRPGSLPPNRDLNNPAETFAYTTNYAIPPDNPFVGATSFLGREVDPERVRTEFWAVGLRNPWRFSFDRSTGELWIGDVGQSAQEMVFVSRKGANHGWAFREGTLSGPKAGAPAGFLTNPEFNYVAPLYTYPHGTGPLRGRSVTGGVVYRGRLLSALHGAYIFGDYVGGNVWSLKRDAAGGRPVVTRLTGFAAVSAFGTDPRDGAVLACQLSTGLIGRLEYDAEFSGEPLPPLLSGTGAFTDLATLTPADGMVPYDVNLSFWSDGASKQRWFALPSEDSRIGFSPEAPWTAPEGTVWVKHFELQTVPGDSTTRRRVETRFLVRNDLGVHGFAYRWSSPSEALLVPEEGDDEVIDREVDGRMVPVVWRYPGRAECLACHTPQAGHTLSFQTAQLNREIHGFSGTINQVAALSAAGYFSNPPASTRPLRRLAAPEDASVSLEYRARSWLAVNCAPCHRSGGTGGGPLDLRLATRTASTGILFGRLNDDGGDPANLVLLPGDPFHSQLLQRIAVRGPRQMPPLASAIPDPAGVQLIMQWIDELGDPPAQTASGLEALLDGGRVILRAVQPANRSLNLEEAGVLGSDSWEFVDLPGNDPSYPSEPREWQFEIPDGDGGLFRIRPESP
- a CDS encoding DUF11 domain-containing protein, whose translation is MSISQKRSSSLRRWMVATATLCGLTALAGSQTVSTGSRASSLLFAQARPTVIIGAPGAAAPAAPTVAAAGSTANCSSVNSGLIQASKSMPAEVSINDTFTYTITVTPVACVGNVVVTETIPPGASLVSTDPQGSAAGGTVTWNLGDLNAGETKVLKVTVKADKEGTLASCATIKADPRVCAQTVVGKPQLAIEKTGPAEAQLGQDVAYSIVVKNIGNAVAKGVVVTDKVPAGLGGVREVPFTVGDLAPGASRTIPITLKAAERGKFCNVAVASAANAPSVQDDACTEIFKHLLKVTKTGPAEEFFGKQATYTVEVHNQGDRPQTQVVVTDTAPSQTKIVNAPGASIAGNTATWTVPTLNAGEKKQFTVVLTTSQQGRFCNTVSARSAQGLTDTAEACTVWKGVPGILIEYVDDPDPIQVGETSNYTIRITNQGYADLTNVTCVVEPDTEVDPVSASSGGTIVNRKVVYPTAPKLAPKQSLTYTYVGKGVEVGQAYTRVLVNCDEVKAPIEEVEVTNVY
- a CDS encoding FAD-binding protein; amino-acid sequence: MNSAARLRALARQLPEGEFRLDLETRQAHSGDRWYAAQTPDAVGLPESVASVSRILAFAARHRIPVTARGSGYGYVGGCVPSHGGIALSLARMNRILSISPGDFVAVVQPGVITGRLQDAVERRGLYYPPDPASRAECSLGGNIATNAGGPRCLKYGVTRDYVLGLQVVLSDGSVVRVGSRTHKNKTGFDLHRLFVGSEGMLGVVTEATLKLIPKPPYRACLGVGFADMASAAKAIRRIFKAGFLPSALELADTFTLRAAERRTGSRLLGRCGAHVIVELDGHRASVCRELDALAKVLRGCRPVLLQRGLGDAGCEKFWGLRRQFSNSLRDTGLTKLNEDIVVPRSRLEDLFRLTARLQRRHRLPLACFGHAGDGNIHVNVMRDDDDPAQRERSEACLDDLFRGVLALGGVITGEHGIGLAKRRWWSDAVSRESRDLHLAIKRALDPAGILNPGKFLPDVASGGRGRSEG
- a CDS encoding DUF481 domain-containing protein is translated as MPRLRPPDPPRIHAGRVWMVLAVWWMVCLGNAAAAAEPVILLLKNGDRISGEVVSTNANRIVIRSPFTGRIPVPREHIRRITSESELAQEAAAAVAAAEAPAKEAATPVATTEAPESPVPPPPPPPPPATPIQPSSPPAVAAASPLAPTNAVPATPLIPGWFTGIWTNWHGNLQAGLNMGMGTTDRLNIYLNSSASKKWGRTVSSVTYNVSYGEVNGVPNANIMAGTVKVDVELSPNRRLYTYTQGAAGYDVIRKIELEYLVGGGFGYRIMDKPKRVLAVELGAQYQEFNYTVGNDLTTVALRLGQNFNTSIEKLSVNQRFGFTPSFDEFSNYQFNFALTLSYPLFKPLTINLNVINQYLSRPATGVQNNDLQVQTTLGVTF